The genomic segment ATTTGCATTTTCAAGAATTCTTTTCCAAGCCCATCTAAGATTTTTTACTTTATCACCTGTAACATTTGATTTAAAAACATATCCTGTTTTTTCATTTTTATTTATTAAAATTTCATAGAGTTCATCTGTTATTTCATAAATCATATTTTTTTTTGCTTTGTTAATTTCAAATCCAATTTGATATACTCTTTTTTCAAGGTCTATCATATCCCAAGTTAAACTTAATACTTCCTCTTTACGGCGACCGTGCAAAAGAAAAGTAAATATTTCTCTATAAAGTTGCTCTTTAAAATTTATTATTGTTTTAAACAGCCTTTTTGATTCATCTAAAGTAAGAGGAAAATCTCTTGTATTATCATATTTTGGTTTATCAACTTGGGAAACTGGATTATTAATCATCATTTTATTTTTTATAGCAAATTTAAAGATAGATGATAAATCTGCTAAGAGATTATCAACTGTTTTTGGAGCTCTTGTTTTTATTAAATCATTAACAAAATTTTGTATATGAAAAACTTGCATATTGTTTATTAAATAATTATCAAATAAAGGTTTAAAATGAGTATTATAATTACTTTTTTTAGTTTCATAAGTTCTTTTTGCAATTGATTTTGAATTTTCAAGATGAGTATAATATAATTCCCATAATTGCTTAAATGTTATATTTTTAGAAGCATAGTTATTGTTTGAAATATCATTTTTTAACTCTTCTTTTTTTAAGTATGCTATTTTTGCATTTGTTCTATAACAATCATTTTCATATCCAACAATCCTTTTATATCTATTTTTATTTAATTCAAAAATAGCAACAAATACTTTACCTTTTAAAGGGTCTTTAAAAAAGTAGATTCCTACATAATTAGTTTTTGTAAGTTTTGGTAAAGCCATTCTAATTTTTCCTTTTAGGGTGTGGTTTAGGGTGTGGTTTTGAATGTAAATATATGTATATTTATAAAGATAATACTAATATATAAAAACTTAAATAGCCTATAAAAAGGACATTTGAAACGATAAATTATATATTGGTATAATTAGAACAAAAAGATTTCCTCTTGATGACGCATGTTCGAATCATGCTGGGGTCGCCACTCACACTTTATTCCAATTTTAATTTTCTACTTTAACCTTAAATAAAATTTTATATAAATTAGTTTTTCTATAATATTATTAATAGTGTTCAAAGAATAAACATAGTATATTTCATGTTCAATTTTTAAAGGGGAATTAAGATTTTGAATCAAGAAGAGATAGAACTAAAAATTCTAAGAAGTGTAGATAAAGTCACAAGCCAAAGAACAATAGCAGATGAAATAGGCTATAGCTTGGGAAAAGTGAACTATGTACTTAAAAACTTAATTGATAAAGGTTTTATAAAAACTCAAAGATTTGTAAACTCAGAAAATAAAATCCAATATAAATACTTACTTACACCAAAAGGTATAAAAGAAAAAATTGAAATCACAGAAAAGTTTATTTCTATAAAAAAAGCTGAGTATGATGAGCTTCAAAAAGAGCTTGAAGTTTTGAAAGGTTTGGGGGAAAGTTAAAATGACAAATATTATTTTATGCGGAGGAAGTGGAACAAGACTGTGGCCAATTAGTCGTACTCTTATGCCAAAACAGTTTGTTAAACTTTTTTCAAATAAGTCACTATTTCAATTAACGGTTGAGAGAAATAGTAAATTATGTAAATCACAATTTATAGTATCAAACTCTGAGCAATATTTTCTTGCATTAGACCAATTAGAAGAACTTAGTATTGATAATAATAAATACCTTCTTGAGCCTCTAGCAAGAAATACAGCTCCTGCAATTGCACTTGCTTGTATGGCTTTAGATTATGATGAAATAGTTCTTGTAACTCCAAGTGATCATTTAATAAAAGATGAAAAAGAGTATGAAAAAGTGATAAATAAAGCAAAAGAGTTTGCTTCTAATAATAAACTAGTTACATTTGGAATTACTCCAACATTTGCCGAAACTGGATTTGGATATATTGAAAGTATAAATGAGTTTGATGTAAAAGCCTTTCATGAAAAACCAAACTTTAAAACGGCAACTTCATATCTAAAAGCTGGAAACTATTATTGGAACTCTGGAATGTTTTGTTTTAAAGCAGGAGTATTCCTTGATGAACTTAAAATTTATTCACCTGAGATATATGAAACTTCAAAAATATCTTTTGAAAATGCAACAAATACAAACAACCTGATTAGAATAAAATATGAAGATATGGCAAATATTCCTGAGGATAGTATAGATTATGCTGTTATGGAGAAATCAAATATAGTCAAAGTAATTCCTTCAAATATATCGTGGAGTGATGTAGGAAGCTTTGATTCACTCTATGAAGAACTTCCAAAAGATGAAAATAATAATACTATAAATGAAAATCATATCTCAATTGATTCAAAAAATAATTTAATATATGGAAGTGAGCGAAAAATAGCAACTGTCGATATAGAAGATTTAATAATTATTGATACTGGTGATGCACTTTTGATATCAAAAAAAGGCTCTAGCCAAAAAGTTAAAAAAGTAGTTGAAAAACTAAAAGAGTCAAACTCACAACTGCATAATATTCACTTAACAGGATATAGACCTTGGGGGTCTTATACAATACTTGAAGAATCAAGTGGATATAAAATAAAAAAAATAGAAGTAAACCCAGGGAAAAGATTATCTCTACAAAAACATTTCCATAGAAGTGAACACTGGATTGTGGTATCAGGAACTGCAACTGTAACTGTTGGAGATGAAAAAAGATTAGTTCGACCGAATGAGAGTACATATATAAAAGCAGGGGAGCTTCATAGACTTGAAAATGAAGGTAAAATTTCAGTAGTTTTAATAGAAGCACAAGTTGGTGAATATACAGGTGAAGATGATATTGTAAGAGTTGAAGATGATTTTAGTAGAGAGTGTAAAAATTAGAATGCTTGAGCTAGAACAATTTAAAACTTTAGTAGATATCGCACCTTTAGTTTCAATAGATTTTATTATTAAAAATCAAGACAATAAAATACTTCTTGGAAAAAGAGTCAATAAACCAGCTTGTGATTACTTTTTTACACTTGGTGGAAGAGTTTATAAAAATGAAACTATAAATGAAGCAAAAAAAAGAGTATTAAAAGATGAAATTGGATTAAATATTGAAAATTTTAATCCAAAGTTTATAGGAGTGTTTGAGCACTTTTATGAAAATAGTTTTGTATATGATAATATATCAACACATTATGTAAATCTTGGATATGAGATAGAGGTATTTTATATGCAAGACTTACCAACAAAACAACACAATGAATATGTATGGTTAAGTAAGGATGAAATTATGAACTCAAATGAAGTTCATAAGTATGTAAAAGATTATTTTAAATAGGAGAATAGGAATAAATGGCACAACAAAAAGTAGCATTAATCACAGGAATAACAGGACAAGATGGAAGTTATCTTGCTGAATTTTTACTAAAAAAAGGTTATATAGTTCATGGAATTAAAAGAAGAAGTTCTTTGTTTAATACAGATAGGATAGATCATCTTTATCAAGATGTTCATGAAAATAATGTAAATCTTCATCTACATTTTGGCGATATGACAGATTCTATGAATTTAACTAGAATTATTCAAGAGACACAACCAGATGAGATTTATAATCTTGCAGCTATGAGCCATGTTGCTGTTTCTTTTGAAACACCTGAATATGTTGCTAATGCAGATGGTACTGGAACACTAAGAATTCTTGAAGCTGTTAAACTTTTAGGCTTAACAAAAAAAACAAAAATTTACCAAGCAAGTACATCTGAACTTTATGGAAAAGTACAAGAGACACCTCAAAGTGAAACAACTCCATTTTACCCAAGAAGCCCATATGCAGTTGCTAAAATGTATGCGTATTGGATAACTTTAAACTATAGAGAAGCTTATGGTATGTTTGCTTGTAATGGAATACTATTTAATCATGAATCTCCTGTAAGAGGAGAAACATTTGTTACTAGAAAAATCACTCGTGCAGCTTCTAAAATAGCTCTTGGACTTCAAGATAAGTTATATCTAGGAAATCTTGATGCAAAAAGAGACTGG from the Aliarcobacter cryaerophilus ATCC 43158 genome contains:
- a CDS encoding tyrosine-type recombinase/integrase, with the protein product MALPKLTKTNYVGIYFFKDPLKGKVFVAIFELNKNRYKRIVGYENDCYRTNAKIAYLKKEELKNDISNNNYASKNITFKQLWELYYTHLENSKSIAKRTYETKKSNYNTHFKPLFDNYLINNMQVFHIQNFVNDLIKTRAPKTVDNLLADLSSIFKFAIKNKMMINNPVSQVDKPKYDNTRDFPLTLDESKRLFKTIINFKEQLYREIFTFLLHGRRKEEVLSLTWDMIDLEKRVYQIGFEINKAKKNMIYEITDELYEILINKNEKTGYVFKSNVTGDKVKNLRWAWKRILENANINKQIRIHDLRHLIGEISLNETDNSMEVVSAILGHSSTRPTKRYAKVQQKVASAGLKKVFEILK
- a CDS encoding MarR family EPS-associated transcriptional regulator gives rise to the protein MNQEEIELKILRSVDKVTSQRTIADEIGYSLGKVNYVLKNLIDKGFIKTQRFVNSENKIQYKYLLTPKGIKEKIEITEKFISIKKAEYDELQKELEVLKGLGES
- a CDS encoding mannose-1-phosphate guanylyltransferase/mannose-6-phosphate isomerase: MTNIILCGGSGTRLWPISRTLMPKQFVKLFSNKSLFQLTVERNSKLCKSQFIVSNSEQYFLALDQLEELSIDNNKYLLEPLARNTAPAIALACMALDYDEIVLVTPSDHLIKDEKEYEKVINKAKEFASNNKLVTFGITPTFAETGFGYIESINEFDVKAFHEKPNFKTATSYLKAGNYYWNSGMFCFKAGVFLDELKIYSPEIYETSKISFENATNTNNLIRIKYEDMANIPEDSIDYAVMEKSNIVKVIPSNISWSDVGSFDSLYEELPKDENNNTINENHISIDSKNNLIYGSERKIATVDIEDLIIIDTGDALLISKKGSSQKVKKVVEKLKESNSQLHNIHLTGYRPWGSYTILEESSGYKIKKIEVNPGKRLSLQKHFHRSEHWIVVSGTATVTVGDEKRLVRPNESTYIKAGELHRLENEGKISVVLIEAQVGEYTGEDDIVRVEDDFSRECKN
- a CDS encoding GDP-mannose mannosyl hydrolase yields the protein MILVESVKIRMLELEQFKTLVDIAPLVSIDFIIKNQDNKILLGKRVNKPACDYFFTLGGRVYKNETINEAKKRVLKDEIGLNIENFNPKFIGVFEHFYENSFVYDNISTHYVNLGYEIEVFYMQDLPTKQHNEYVWLSKDEIMNSNEVHKYVKDYFK
- the gmd gene encoding GDP-mannose 4,6-dehydratase, with amino-acid sequence MAQQKVALITGITGQDGSYLAEFLLKKGYIVHGIKRRSSLFNTDRIDHLYQDVHENNVNLHLHFGDMTDSMNLTRIIQETQPDEIYNLAAMSHVAVSFETPEYVANADGTGTLRILEAVKLLGLTKKTKIYQASTSELYGKVQETPQSETTPFYPRSPYAVAKMYAYWITLNYREAYGMFACNGILFNHESPVRGETFVTRKITRAASKIALGLQDKLYLGNLDAKRDWGHAKDYVRMMWMILQAEIAEDWVIATGQTTTVRDFVKFSFAYAGINLRFEGIGVDEVGIVDSLDLEKAKASNVDISHLIIGQNVVCVDPRYFRPTEVDLLLGDPTKAEQKLGWNREYNLQDLVNDMMKSDLKLMTKDVYLKDGGYKTMSYFE